DNA sequence from the Chamaesiphon minutus PCC 6605 genome:
AAAATTCTGATGGTATTCCTCAGCGGCATAGAATTTAGTTAATGGTACTACTTGGGTCGCAATCGGTTTGGGGAAAATGCGAGATTTATTCAGCCTGTCGATATAAGCTTTGGCTACTTGCTGCTGTTCGGGATTATTGAAAAATATTGCCGATCGATATTGAGTACCGCTATCGGGTTCTTGACGATTTACTTGAGTCGGATCGTGGGCAATTAGAAAATAAATCTTTAATAACTGCCCATAAGAAATTTGTTGGGGATCGTAAGTAATTTTGACTGCTTCGGCATGATCTGTCATGCCAGTACTGACGAGATTGTAATTAGCAGTTACCGCAGTGCCGCCAGAGTAGCCAGAAACGACACTAGAAACACCTTTAAGATCCTCGAATACTGCTTCTATGCCCCAAAAACAGCCGCCAGCTAAGACGATCGTTTGTTCGCCTTTAACTTTAGTTGCGGGAATATCGACTGGCGGATCGATTTTTATTCCTGCTAATATGACAGGAGCCGAATCAGCAACAGGGCTAGATAAAATCGCGTGCGGAATGCCATAGGCAACTATGATTAGTGACAGAATCGAGAGGCTAAATAGAAACGGATATTTATATGTCATGGTGGGAAAATTATTAAGTGTTAGATGGCTTGAATTTAACTATTAATTGTGTTTTCTGGTTCCAATAGCAAAATATCTGCAAATGATTGAGTTTTGATAAAGTCCTAGTTGGACATACAAACTTAAAGTCCGATTGAAATCATTTACTAGCAGATTTATCGATTCTCCACTGGAGAGACTACTCGTAACAGAGGAGTCGAAGTACGCCATTGAGATAAGTGCTTGTGAATGATTCATCGGCTTGTCAATCCAAGTATCTCTGACAAAAACACAATTTCTCTGAGAAAAAACCAGGAATTATCTAAATTTATGCTGAGATTTTTCTCCTGTTATTCTCAGCAAATTCTCAGATTGTCTTGCTATAGTCTCTCTGGAGTTGCTCTCAGCAAAATCGGGTAGAATGTAGCTGTCGCTACATTCTACCCTCAAGATTTTCATGGACTTTCACCTGAATTCTCTGCTGAATTTACCTAATGCAACAGTAACAGAACTACTAGTGGTGTGACCGAGGAAATTAATACTAAAATCAAGCTAATTCTCAGGCAAAGTTATGGCTTTGTCAGTTTTGAATTGATGAGAGAAAAACTATTGGCTTGCTTATTCAAATAAGCTGCGCTGCGCCTATTTGAATAATTTTAGTTTATCACTCTAAGTCCGAAAGAGCCAAATTCTTGTCTAAATAGTAGGGATATATAGCCGAACAACCCCTGTAATGTTGTTGTTGCCAAAACCTAGATCGATCGCTGCCTGAAAAATGTTGTGAATGGCTGTAGATAATGGCATTGAAGCATCAGCCGCTTGTGCGGTTTGCAGAACATACCGAAAATCCTTTTCCACTAAATCGATCGGGAATAGTGGTGCATGATTATTCGTTACCATGAGACTGCCAGCTACTTTTGCTGCTGGACTGATGACGGGTAATTCACCGAGACTTGCCATC
Encoded proteins:
- the msrA gene encoding peptide-methionine (S)-S-oxide reductase MsrA, whose product is MTYKYPFLFSLSILSLIIVAYGIPHAILSSPVADSAPVILAGIKIDPPVDIPATKVKGEQTIVLAGGCFWGIEAVFEDLKGVSSVVSGYSGGTAVTANYNLVSTGMTDHAEAVKITYDPQQISYGQLLKIYFLIAHDPTQVNRQEPDSGTQYRSAIFFNNPEQQQVAKAYIDRLNKSRIFPKPIATQVVPLTKFYAAEEYHQNFIVRNPTQAYIVRFDLPKLAQLRQQFPNLIKKG